One window of Aquila chrysaetos chrysaetos chromosome W unlocalized genomic scaffold, bAquChr1.4 W_unloc_1, whole genome shotgun sequence genomic DNA carries:
- the LOC121232875 gene encoding uncharacterized protein LOC121232875, translating to MALAKLFKSKSVGNINTNEKIPKTSPLGCLLAHWGELHDDLRKSQMIEYCNHWWPLYVLEDREKWPTNGTLSYNTILQLVLFCRREGKWSEVPYVDLFFYLRQRTDWQKECKLISRDNLVMTLTSENKKAKSSCSACDIGKRCIRCTVPKEDEMELELEIAPPREEQDLSPSHAWERSIESGRIIEPDSTRMREEADETPEVVIHTPVSQRTHQQSQLLAPLRQGVGQHGPVYVKVPFSIMDLMAWKQAAGVYREDPERVGRVVETIIRTQDPNWNDLQVILDNLLDSTENQMVLKTGKAQAEAALMNETLSGTLEQSFPSGDPQWDPNDPVHRRRLTRYQKWVLYGVKHAMPKALNWSKLHEIKQDKNESPSVFLEKLKETARKYTDLKLETEAEQQQLASIFMGQSVPDIRRKLQKLEGEDSRNLNKMLETAWKVYNNREKEEEQRKEKKEKIRDSRLIAVLTGHAARGRGRTRGRGGFRNFGNREPNAPLGMNQCAYCREDGHWKKDCTKLQTNQQEAAKMMTLNE from the exons ATGGCATtagccaaattatttaagagtaagagtGTGGGAAATATAAACACTAATGAAAAGATACCGAAAACATCACCATTGGGATGTTTATTGGCACATTGGGGTGAATTACatgatgatttacgtaaaaGTCAGATGATtgaatattgtaatcattggtggccttTGTATGTTTTGGAAGATAGGGAAAAATGGCCAACAAATGGAACTTTAAGTTATAATACTATATTACAGTTAGTGTTATTTTGTAGGAGAGAGGGTAAATGGAGTGAAGTGCCATATGtggatttgttcttttatttgagGCAGAGAACGGACTGGCAAAAAGAATGCAAGTTAATTAGTCGAGATAATTTGGTGATGAcattaacttcagaaaataagaaagctaAGAGTAGTTGTTCGGCTTGTGATATTGGAAAGAGGTGCATTAGATGTACGGTACCAAAAGAGGATGAAATGGAACTAGAATTAGAAATAGCCCCACCAAGGGAGGAGCAGGATCTCTCTCCCTCACATGCATGGGAAAGGAGTATTGAATCAGGGAGAATAATAGAACCGGATAGTACTAGAATGAGGGAAGAAGCTGATGAGACACCAGAAGTAGTAATTCATACTCCAGTGTCTCAGAGAACTCATCAGCAATCTCAATTGTTGGCTCCCTTGAGACAGGGAGTGGGACAGCATGGGCCAGTATATGTCAAAGTGCCATTTTCTATTATGGATTTGATGGCATGGAAACAGGCAGCAGGGGTTTATAGAGAAGATCCGGAGAGAGTAGGAAGGGTTGTAGAAACAATTATTAGAACTCAGGATCCCAATTGGAATGATTTACAAGTAATATTGGATAATTTATTGGATAGTACTGAAAACCAGATGGTATTAAAAACCGGaaaagcacaagcagaggcAGCACTTATGAATGAAACGCTCTCTGGAACTTTGGAACAGAGTTTTCCTTCGGGAGATCCCCAGTGGGATCCGAATGACCCTGTACACAGGAGAAGGTTAACTCGATACCAAAAATGGGTATTGTATGGAGTAAAGCATGCAATGCCGAAAGCTTTGAATTGGTCTAAATTACATGAGataaagcaagataaaaatgaaTCTCCCTCTGTGTTTTTGGAAAAATTGAAGGAAACTGctagaaaatatactgatttaaaatTGGAAACAGAGGCAGAACAACAACAATTGGCTTCGATTTTTATGGGACAGTCAGTGCCTGATATAAGGCGAAAACTCCAAAAATTGGAGG GAGAGGACTCAAgaaatttgaataaaatgttagaAACAGCATGGAAAGTCTATAATAATcgagagaaggaagaagagcaaagaaaagaaaagaaagaaaagatcagaGACAGTAGATTAATAGCTGTCTTAACAGGGCATGCGGCAAGAGGAAGAGGACGAACTCGAGGAAGAGGAGGTTTTAGAAACTTTGGTAACCGGGAACCTAATGCACCTCTAGGAATGAATCAGTGTGCATATTGTAGGGAGGATGGACATTGGAAAAAGGATTGCACTAAACTGCAAACAAATCAGCAAGAGGCTGCAAAAATGATGACTTTAAATGAATGA